Within the Pan troglodytes isolate AG18354 chromosome 2, NHGRI_mPanTro3-v2.0_pri, whole genome shotgun sequence genome, the region GGATTTTTAAGGTATATGTAAACTGTAAAACATAAAATGCAAAATGCCGTAAGAGacagtagtaataataatgattattataTTGTTATCATTATCTAGcctgttttttcctgttttgtatttcttcctttaaatgCTTTCAGAAATCTATATCCCCATTCTtcaccaccaccccacaacatttctgtttcttttcccatGCCGGGTCATGCTAACTTTGAAAGCTTCAGCTCTTTCCTTCCTCAACCCCTCTCCTGGCACCTCTGATATGCCTtttgaaattcatgttaaagAATCCCTAGGCTGCTATCACATGTGGCATCTTTGTTGAGTACATGAATAAATCAACTGGTGTGTTTTACGAAGGATGATTATGCTTCATTGTGggattgtatttttcttcttctatcaCAGGGAGAAGTGAAATGACAACCTCACTAGATACAGTTGAGACCTTTGGTACCACATCCTACTATGATGACGTGGGCCTGCTCTGTGAAAAAGCTGATACCAGAGCACTGATGGCCCAGTTTGTGCCCCCGCTGTACTCCCTGGTGTTCACTGTGGGCCTCTTGGGCaatgtggtggtggtgatgatccTCATAAAATACAGGAGGCTCCGAATTATGACCAACATCTATCTGCTCAACCTGGCCATTTCAGACCTGCTCTTCCTCTTCACCCTTCCATTCTGGATCCACTATGTCAGGGGGCATAACTGGGTTTTTGGCCATGGCATGTGTAAGCTCCTCTCAGGGTTTTATCACACAGGCTTGTACAGCGAGATCTTTTTCATAATCCTGCTGACAATCGACAGGTACCTGGCCATCGTCCATGCTGTGTTTGCCCTTCGAGCCCGGACTGTCACTTTTGGTGTCATCACCAGCATCGTCACCTGGGGCCTGGCAGTGCTAGCAGCTCTTCCTGAATTTATCTTCTATGAGATTGAAGAGTTGTTTGAAGAGACTCTTTGCAGTGCTCTTTACCCAGAGGATACAGTATATAGCTGGAGGCATTTCTACACTCTGAGAATGACCATCTTCTGTCTCGTTCTCCCTCTGCTCGTTATGGCCATCTGCTACACAGGAATCATCAAAACACTGCTGAGGTGCCCCAGTAAAAAAAAGTACAAGGCCATCCGGCTCATTTTTGTCATCATGTCggtgtttttcattttctggacACCCTACAATGTGGCTATCCTTCTCTCTTCCTATCAATCcatcttatttggaaatgacTGTGAGCGGAGCAAGCATCTGGACCTGGTCATGCTGGTGACAGAGGTGATCGCCTACTCCCACTGCTGCATGAACCCGGTGATCTACGCCTTTGTTGGAGAGAGGTTCCGGAAGTACCTGCGCCACTTCTTCCACAGGCACGTGCTCATGCACCTGGGCAGATACATCCCATTCCTTCCTAGTGAGAAGCTGGAAAGAACCAGCTCTGTCTCTCCATCCACAGCAGAGCCGGAACTCTCTATTGTGTTTTAGGTCAGTTGCAGAAAATTGCCTAAAGAGGAAGGACCAAGGAGATGAAGCAAACACATTAAGCCTTCCACACTCACCTCTAAAACAGTCCTTCAAACTTCCAGTGCAACACTGAAGCTCTTGAAGATACTGAAATATACACACAGCAGTAGCAGTAGATGCATGTACCCTAAGGTCATTACCACAGGCCAGGGGCTGGGCAGCGTACTCATCATCAACCCTAAAAAGCAGAGCTTTGCTTCTCTGAAGAGTTACCTACATTTTAATGCACCTGAATGTTAGATAGTTACTATATGCCGCTACAAAAAGgtaaaactttttatattttatacgtTAACTTCAGCCAGCtattgatataaataaaacattttcacacaATACAATaagttaactattttattttctaatgtgcCTAGTTCTTTCCCTGCTTAATGAAAAGCTTGTTTTTTCAGTGTGAATAAATAATCGTAAGCAACATAATGGCATGCCATTCCTGTTCTAAATATTCTTCATAGTTTGTTGATTTCCTGTTCACACTGAATGACAAAATTTCCCATGGGTGACTCACAGAGCCCTGAGAAGTGTGCACTGTCCTCTTAATGCCAATCTGACATTGCAGAGGAGGCCAGGGCCTCCGTACATATGAAGTAGCCCGGGTATGGAGCGGGGAGGTGTTGGGCTTGCAGGGGCTCTCGGCACCTGCAGctcagtggctctcaaacttgTCATCAGAAGCACCTGGAAGTTGTGTGAAAACGTGGATGGCTGGACCCCACCCAAGAGTTCCTGGTTCAGCGGATCTAGAATGAGACACAATAATGTGCTTAGCATCACTAGCAAGTTTTCTGGTGATGCTGATGATGCTGGTCCTGGAACCATGCTTTTAGAACAACTGCCCTAGCTAAAATGTCTGGACATTCCAGACCCATCCTTGAAATTGCAGATTTTAGTGTCAGAAGGAAATGTAAACTACCCTTGtgatctaggctctgccaaaaacAATCACCACCCAGGACAGCGTATGTATGTCAGTTCATCGTAAACCAATCAGTTTAGTGGGTCTTTCTACtccatcatttttatttagttgagCTTTTCTTGAGTGCCTATATTTAATACCCTGCCCTAGAAGCTATGGTAGATACAAAGATGAGTATGACTTTGTGTGAGCTACATCCTAAGGAGGAAAACATGCAACTTATGATGTAAAAGtatcccccccaaaaaagtagGAATGGCTCAGGTCTCCATTCCCTTTGGTTCTGCCTAGTTATGGCTTCTAGGGGAAGTAAGTTCTAAGCTTCTGATTAACTTATGCCTCTCAGTAGAGATCATATGACTGTGCAATGTGAGCCTTGCCAGCTGTCCATCCAACAGCTGTCTGTTAGGTGATCCGGACAGGGTGCACAAACACTGCTTCAGGTTAAGTGAAAGATGCAAAAATGTGTAAGACAAGCACAATCCCTGCCCCTATGAAACCTTCAGTCTAGAAGGGGTATAAGATGGAAACAAACAACTCTGGTGCAAAGGGGTAGACACTCAATGCTATGCCTGGGCCAGGAAGGGAAAAACGACTTCTTGTGGGAACGTGAGGGGAGGAAGATTTCATGGAGGAAGTAGCTTTTCAGCAGttttctgaaagaaaggcaggatTTAGAAAGGGAGAGAATTTGGGAGAAGGCACCTTTAACCCAAGGGAATGCCCCATCccaaggggagagaggagggtatGCATATTTGTGGACAGGAGGGCGGCATGGACAGGGTAGGGTGGGCCATGAATTTCACACAAGGGGAGCTATGGAAGGCTTTAGAGCAGGGGAGGAAAACAATGTAGGAAGATACATCTGGTAACACATAGAGCATGGAGGGGAGGCCTCAGAACCATGCAGGAGGGAAGTTAGGAGGTGAGTGCAAGTTTGGAGGCAAGGAAAGATCAGCAGCTGGTAAGAGAGGTTCCAGGAGCACTCAGGAGAATTTGACCAAGAGATAGCATGAAGGATGAATTAAAGCACTAGGAGTGATATATGGCTGAGTGCAAAAATCAAAgggcaaggctgggcatggtggctcatgcctgtaatcccagcactttgggaggccgaggcaggcggatcacgaggtcaggagatagagaccatgctggctaacatggcaaaaccctatctttactaaagtacaaaaattagctgggtgtggtggcaggtacctgtaatcccagctactcaggaggctgaggcaggagaatcacttgaacccgggaggcaagtttgcagtgagccgagatggcgccactgcacttcagcctgagtgacaagagcaagacgttgtaaaaaatgtaaaaaaatgaaaatataaaatcaaagggCAAAGCAGAGTGTATCATATgcttatcacacacacacacacacacacacacacacacgttttacTCTGTACTTAGGTGTATAGACCATCTCTCTAAGGATACAAAAGAAACCAGTACCAATATGGGGTGGCTGGAGAACAGGAAAAGAAGCATGAGTTTTTGTGCCTTCTGGATTTTCAATCATGGGGACATACTtctcattcaaaaaataaatacaaccttagaatgatataaaaaataaaaggctagGCTGCTATGTAGATGTTCAGAAGTAGGCATACGTCCTACCAGTCATAAGGAGATTAGAAGCCTCCTGCCATGAATTAATCCTGTGACCTGGCACAAATTATTTGGCCTCTTTTGGCCCCAATTTCCTCATCCATATAATAAAAAAGTTGGATTAAATCATCTCTAAGGCCCCTCTGTGGCCCAAGTAGACTCTAATCTTGCTAAAATGTTAGGAGCTGGAGGCTCTAAGTTtacaaaatatatgataaaaaaaaaaaaaaaggaggagaagagtggtGGACAAGCCCACAGCATTACCTCCATTGGtcgtgaggccaggcatggttccCACTGTTCACTAAGGGGTACTcaggttttgttcattcatttggtcATTTaccattcagcaaacatttgctgAGCATCCACCATGTTCTTAGCTAAGTTCTGAGGAAACAAACAAGGGCACACCCACAGGTGTCCAATTCAGTCTGACGGTGAGCTCCCTGGGGATGTCCAATTCAATCTCAACTTGGATGCTGCCTGCAGGGGGCTCACCATCAGACTGAATTGGACACTGCTCTTGTCCTCCACTGCCAGAGTTCATGATCATGCCTTATAAAGGAATTACCAATGCTTGAATTCAACCCAGATGAAAGTTCCACATGAAGACcagaagacattttttatttcccaATCCAATGCTTGGAGAAAGGGAGTGCATTCTCTTGGCCATGATTCCATCCATCCTCACCCTCTGGTGAGTGGCCTGGCCTTTTGTCACTGTCTTGCCTATCTGAGAGCTCTGCATGGCCAACACAGGATGTGAACTCTCTAAACCACGCAACGTGAATCTCAATTTGGCTAGGACACTTTGAAGTACTTCTCTTTTTTGTGGTTCAgccaaaatgtaaataaaacaatcatttaaaaacTGAACTACACATCACTGGTTCTCTCTTGCATTATGAAGTTGCATCTGCCTTAGGTAACCACAAGTGCAGGATAGAGATGCTTGTTCATACCATACTCCTCTTACCCTTGAAAGCTTTTAGGAGCTTTTTGACTCTCTCAAACTTCACATAACCAAATCACGAATTGGTGTGTGCTGCTTTGTTCCCCATCCCAGCTCTGTTCAAGAACTATAGAAATACACTGagagaaatgttctatatctgcactgtccaatatgatCGCCACATgcagctattgagcacttgagcacttgaaatgtggcttagGTGGCTAAggcactgaatttttaaattgtattcaatttaaattactttggatttaaatttaaatggccaCATTGGTAGTGGTGCAGCAGTAGCCCCTTCAAACCTGCCTCTTGACCCCTCCTCTACCTATGCATCCAGCACCCTGTAGCCCTCAAACACATGCCCTGAACACTGCACAATAGGGAAAATCCTGGTGACGCAAAATGAACGAGATCCATTTCTAGAACACTCACTCACTGTTCAGTGGAAGAGACCCACCTGATTCCTGTGGCTGTAATGAAACATGAGGGGTGCCTGAAGGACACTGCTGCAGAGAGTAGGATGGAGACATTGAAGAAAGGTGCACAGAGAAGGTGTCTTTCTGCTTAGATGGGGTTCCTCCAGGCAGAGACCCTGAGCAAGGATTTGAGAGCAAAAAGTTTATTTGCAAAGTGCAGGAAACTCCAGTAGGGAAGTGAGGAAGTAAAatagggagggaggagaagatgCGAACAAGGGTACATTATCCAGCCATTTTTCACAGGGGGTGACTGGAGTTAAAGCCACTAGGGAACTCTGGGAGACAGTACAACACACTTCTCCTGATTTGAGGGGTGAGGGAGTTGGGGTATTTATAATCCACTCCTGTCAGTCATTGGCCGAGGATTGCTCCTGGGGGATGTTAATCCCCAGCACTTCCTGCTGGCCTTGCTAGGGCAGGAGGCCTTCCCAGCTTTGGAGAACATTCCTGGGGCAACAAGATGTAGATGCTGGATGTTGGAAGACAGTTGGGCATGCTTGGTTAAGGCTTGAGAGATAAAGCATTTGCTACGCATTTGAACTAGTGTTAGAACAGTTTTTCATGAAGCAGATGGTGGGAGTGAGAGTAGCATC harbors:
- the CCR3 gene encoding C-C chemokine receptor type 3, which gives rise to MPFGIRMLLRAHKPGSSRRSEMTTSLDTVETFGTTSYYDDVGLLCEKADTRALMAQFVPPLYSLVFTVGLLGNVVVVMILIKYRRLRIMTNIYLLNLAISDLLFLFTLPFWIHYVRGHNWVFGHGMCKLLSGFYHTGLYSEIFFIILLTIDRYLAIVHAVFALRARTVTFGVITSIVTWGLAVLAALPEFIFYEIEELFEETLCSALYPEDTVYSWRHFYTLRMTIFCLVLPLLVMAICYTGIIKTLLRCPSKKKYKAIRLIFVIMSVFFIFWTPYNVAILLSSYQSILFGNDCERSKHLDLVMLVTEVIAYSHCCMNPVIYAFVGERFRKYLRHFFHRHVLMHLGRYIPFLPSEKLERTSSVSPSTAEPELSIVF